In a single window of the Pontibacter russatus genome:
- the rfbC gene encoding dTDP-4-dehydrorhamnose 3,5-epimerase gives MEHRLFHIEGLIEFLPRVFRDDRGYFLETFSLKWFEPLGLQPNFVQDNQSVSKKGVLRGLHFQKPPHAQGKLVRVTSGSALDVAVDLRRDSPTYGQHVTCVLDAEKHNLFYIPEGFAHGFAALEDNTTFLYKCTDFYNQPSEGGILWNDPALGIDWGVTQPLVSPKDEVLPPLQNFTSPF, from the coding sequence ATGGAACACAGACTTTTCCACATTGAGGGCCTGATAGAGTTTTTGCCGCGCGTGTTCCGGGACGACCGGGGCTATTTTCTGGAGACCTTCAGCCTGAAGTGGTTTGAGCCGCTGGGCTTGCAGCCGAATTTTGTGCAGGACAACCAGTCGGTGTCGAAGAAAGGAGTGCTGCGCGGGCTGCACTTTCAGAAGCCGCCGCACGCACAGGGCAAGCTGGTGCGCGTCACCTCGGGCAGCGCCCTGGATGTAGCCGTAGACCTGCGCAGGGACTCCCCCACCTACGGGCAGCATGTGACGTGCGTGCTGGATGCCGAGAAGCACAACCTGTTTTATATCCCCGAGGGCTTTGCCCACGGCTTTGCGGCGCTGGAGGATAACACCACCTTCCTCTACAAATGCACCGACTTTTACAACCAGCCCTCCGAAGGCGGCATTCTCTGGAACGACCCAGCCCTCGGCATCGACTGGGGAGTGACGCAGCCGCTGGTGTCGCCGAAGGACGAGGTGCTGCCGCCGCTGCAGAATTTCACTTCCCCTTTTTAG
- a CDS encoding glycosyltransferase family 4 protein has protein sequence MRIALVINTSWNIYNFRMSLIKALLAEGHEVVAMAPEDAYSERLVAVGCRFVPVRMEQGTNPLEDLQLVWRLYRAYRRVRPDVVLHYTIKPNIYGAVAAHWAGIPAINNVSGLGTVFITKDYISHIALRLYKFAFRYPAKVFFQNKDDRKLFLHHGLVRESITEVLPGSGINLQEFAPAKEFKRQEPFVFLMVARVLYDKGVAEFVQASGLVREKHPQVKCQLLGQVDERSRSGVKRRQLQEWLATGVVEYLGATDNVAAVVRQADCVVLPSYREGTPRTLLEAAALAKPLIATDVPGCREVVQDGENGYLCQVKSAADLADKMMRMLQLPDGELQRMGQASRQLAVTRFDDRIVIGKYLQAIDSILNE, from the coding sequence ATGCGGATAGCCCTCGTCATCAACACTTCCTGGAACATCTACAACTTCCGCATGAGCCTGATAAAGGCCCTGCTGGCGGAGGGGCACGAGGTGGTGGCCATGGCACCGGAGGATGCGTATTCGGAGCGGCTGGTGGCGGTAGGGTGCCGTTTTGTGCCGGTGCGCATGGAGCAGGGCACGAACCCGCTGGAGGACCTGCAACTGGTTTGGCGCCTGTACCGCGCCTATAGGCGGGTGCGGCCGGATGTGGTGCTGCACTACACTATCAAGCCCAACATATATGGGGCCGTGGCCGCACACTGGGCCGGTATTCCTGCCATCAACAACGTCTCGGGGCTCGGCACCGTGTTCATCACCAAGGATTATATATCCCATATCGCGCTGCGCCTGTACAAGTTCGCTTTCCGGTATCCGGCGAAGGTGTTTTTCCAGAACAAGGACGACCGCAAACTGTTCCTGCACCACGGGCTGGTGCGCGAAAGCATCACAGAAGTGCTGCCGGGCTCGGGCATCAACCTGCAGGAGTTTGCTCCGGCCAAAGAGTTTAAGCGGCAGGAGCCGTTTGTGTTCCTGATGGTGGCGCGGGTTTTATATGACAAAGGCGTGGCGGAGTTTGTGCAGGCCAGCGGGCTGGTGCGGGAAAAGCACCCACAGGTGAAGTGCCAGCTATTGGGGCAGGTGGATGAGCGGAGCCGGTCGGGGGTGAAGCGGCGGCAACTGCAGGAGTGGCTGGCAACCGGTGTAGTCGAGTATCTGGGTGCCACAGATAACGTGGCCGCCGTGGTGCGCCAAGCCGACTGCGTGGTGCTGCCCTCTTACCGCGAGGGCACGCCCCGCACGCTGCTGGAGGCGGCGGCCCTGGCCAAACCCCTGATTGCGACGGATGTGCCCGGCTGCCGGGAGGTGGTGCAGGATGGGGAGAACGGCTACCTTTGCCAGGTAAAAAGCGCAGCCGACCTGGCGGATAAGATGATGCGGATGCTGCAACTGCCAGACGGGGAGTTGCAGCGCATGGGGCAGGCCAGCCGCCAGTTGGCCGTCACCCGCTTCGACGACCGCATCGTCATCGGAAAGTACCTGCAGGCGATAGATTCAATTTTGAATGAGTGA
- a CDS encoding SirB2 family protein, translating to MPFVAFLHAHVLAVVLFLFLFAAKALLLLLNKRAALHKVRSKTRALDMLFGTLILLTGGYLLFLYNGGIPTWLILKIALVLVAVPLGMVGIRRENKVLATLTLLIFLYVYGVAETKTLVMGKDSGLAQNTAPATPEADAVETGDAGLSQSASAQAAIVAAMGEAQLANAKAIYDQLCANCHGADGTKGMGGAAILTACHLSLNDRIRVIEEGRGLMPGFGDQLTEQEQEALAAYTITLKKE from the coding sequence ATGCCTTTTGTTGCCTTCCTGCACGCCCACGTTCTGGCAGTTGTGCTTTTCCTCTTCCTGTTCGCCGCAAAGGCGCTGCTGCTGCTGCTGAACAAGCGCGCGGCGCTGCACAAGGTGAGGAGCAAAACCAGGGCGCTGGACATGCTGTTCGGCACGCTGATCCTGCTAACGGGCGGTTACCTGCTGTTCCTCTACAACGGCGGCATCCCCACCTGGCTTATCCTGAAAATCGCGCTGGTGCTGGTGGCCGTCCCGCTCGGCATGGTGGGCATCAGGCGCGAAAACAAAGTGCTGGCCACGCTGACGCTGCTCATCTTCCTGTACGTATATGGGGTGGCGGAGACAAAAACCCTGGTGATGGGCAAAGACAGCGGCCTGGCCCAAAACACTGCGCCTGCCACACCAGAGGCGGATGCCGTCGAAACCGGCGATGCTGGCCTCAGCCAATCGGCAAGCGCGCAGGCGGCGATTGTGGCCGCCATGGGCGAGGCGCAGCTGGCCAACGCCAAAGCCATATATGACCAGCTGTGCGCCAACTGCCACGGTGCGGACGGCACGAAGGGGATGGGAGGGGCCGCAATTTTAACGGCGTGCCATCTCAGCCTCAACGACAGGATTCGCGTTATTGAGGAGGGCCGCGGCCTGATGCCCGGCTTCGGCGACCAACTGACGGAGCAGGAGCAGGAGGCGCTGGCAGCTTATACCATCACGCTGAAAAAAGAATAA
- the hflX gene encoding GTPase HflX — protein sequence MGKQHFYETAKPQETAVLVAVPNHRQTDAQTKEYLDELAFLTETAGAATLKRFVQKLDRPDIRTFVGTGKLEEIKAYVKEHDVDMVIFDDDLSASQVRNIERELQVKIVDRSLLILDIFALRAKTAQAHAQVEMAQYQYLLPRLTNLWTHLSKQKGGIGMKGPGETEIETDRRIVRDKIALLRDRLKKFEKQNFEQRKARSGIVRVALVGYTNVGKSTLMNLLSKSEVFAENKLFATVDATVRKVVLDNIPFLLSDTVGFIRKLPTKLIESFKSTLDEIREADLLVHVVDVSHPSFEDHIAVVNETLKDINSAEKPVLLVFNKVDLYLQQREQELAEEGAEVRPSIEDLKATYMAKMHAPALFISATNKINIEELREELQRRVAEIHYQRYPNNV from the coding sequence ATGGGGAAACAGCATTTCTATGAAACGGCCAAGCCACAGGAGACCGCTGTGCTGGTGGCCGTACCGAACCACCGCCAAACCGACGCGCAAACCAAGGAGTACCTTGACGAACTGGCCTTCCTGACGGAGACGGCGGGAGCCGCCACGTTGAAGCGCTTTGTGCAGAAGCTCGACAGGCCCGACATCCGCACTTTTGTGGGAACCGGTAAACTGGAAGAGATCAAAGCCTATGTGAAGGAGCACGACGTGGACATGGTGATCTTTGACGATGACCTGAGCGCCTCGCAGGTGCGCAACATCGAGCGCGAGCTGCAGGTGAAGATCGTGGACCGCAGCCTGCTTATCCTGGACATATTCGCGCTGCGGGCCAAAACGGCGCAGGCGCACGCCCAGGTGGAGATGGCGCAGTACCAGTACCTGCTGCCCCGCCTCACCAACCTCTGGACGCACCTCTCGAAGCAGAAGGGCGGCATCGGGATGAAGGGACCGGGCGAGACCGAGATTGAGACCGACCGCCGTATCGTGCGCGACAAGATTGCCTTGCTGCGCGACCGCCTGAAGAAGTTCGAAAAGCAGAACTTTGAGCAGCGCAAGGCCCGCTCGGGCATTGTGCGCGTGGCGCTGGTGGGCTACACCAACGTGGGCAAATCCACGCTGATGAACCTGCTCTCCAAATCAGAGGTGTTTGCCGAGAACAAGCTGTTCGCCACCGTGGACGCCACCGTGCGCAAGGTGGTGCTCGACAATATCCCGTTCCTGCTTTCCGACACCGTGGGTTTCATCCGCAAGCTGCCCACCAAGCTGATTGAGTCCTTTAAATCCACGCTGGACGAGATACGCGAGGCCGACTTGCTGGTGCATGTGGTGGACGTGTCGCACCCCTCGTTTGAGGACCATATAGCCGTGGTGAACGAGACGCTGAAGGATATAAACTCGGCGGAGAAGCCGGTGCTGCTGGTGTTCAACAAAGTGGACCTGTACCTGCAGCAGCGGGAGCAGGAACTGGCGGAGGAGGGGGCCGAGGTGCGCCCGTCCATCGAAGACCTGAAAGCGACCTATATGGCGAAGATGCACGCACCGGCCCTGTTTATTTCCGCCACCAACAAGATCAACATCGAAGAGCTGCGCGAGGAACTGCAACGAAGAGTGGCAGAAATCCATTACCAGCGCTACCCGAACAACGTGTAA
- a CDS encoding DNA-methyltransferase, protein MTTRHRIISGAAQKMEALANASIDLVVTSPPYPMIEMWDGIMAQQSPGIAAALADMNGEEAFELMHLELDKVWREVERVLKPGGFACINIGDATRTLGGKFALYPNHARILSAFLKLGLTNLPNILWRKQTNAPNKFMGSGMLPAGAYVTLEHEWILIFRKGGKRLFKTAEEKRLRSESAFFWEERNAWFSDIWDLKGTKQSIKNAETRARSAAYPFEVPYRLISMYSLKGDTVLDPFLGTGTTTVAALAAERHSVGYEIDSAFTEIVSGNILNQDVAQLNSYIRNRVMQHREFIRSRQADPKKDAIKHFNQSLGLPVITSQERAMTLSFVSAIRRSEAADLLFEAQYLPAGIADFSEDNAVTGSQKKKSNRQAAIDSEAPQS, encoded by the coding sequence ATGACGACCCGACACCGCATCATTTCCGGAGCCGCCCAAAAAATGGAAGCCCTGGCCAACGCCTCCATCGACCTGGTGGTCACGTCTCCGCCTTACCCGATGATCGAGATGTGGGACGGCATCATGGCGCAGCAAAGCCCCGGCATTGCGGCGGCCCTGGCCGATATGAATGGCGAGGAGGCCTTCGAGCTGATGCACCTGGAACTGGACAAGGTGTGGCGCGAGGTGGAACGGGTGCTGAAACCGGGCGGCTTCGCCTGCATCAACATCGGCGACGCCACCCGCACCCTCGGCGGAAAGTTTGCGCTTTACCCGAACCACGCCCGCATCCTCTCCGCTTTTCTGAAACTGGGCCTTACCAACCTGCCCAACATCCTGTGGCGCAAGCAAACCAACGCCCCCAATAAATTTATGGGCTCGGGCATGTTGCCGGCCGGCGCCTACGTTACGCTGGAGCATGAGTGGATTCTGATTTTCCGGAAGGGCGGCAAGCGGCTTTTTAAGACGGCGGAGGAGAAGCGGCTGCGCAGCGAGAGCGCTTTTTTCTGGGAAGAGCGCAACGCTTGGTTCTCGGATATATGGGATTTGAAAGGCACGAAACAATCCATTAAAAATGCAGAGACAAGGGCGCGCAGTGCGGCTTACCCCTTCGAGGTGCCCTACCGGCTCATCAGCATGTACTCTTTGAAGGGCGACACCGTGCTGGACCCGTTCCTGGGCACAGGCACCACCACCGTGGCCGCCCTCGCCGCCGAACGCCATAGCGTGGGCTATGAGATAGACAGCGCTTTTACCGAAATTGTCAGCGGCAATATCCTGAACCAGGATGTGGCGCAGCTGAACAGCTATATCCGCAACCGGGTGATGCAGCACCGGGAGTTTATCCGGAGCAGGCAGGCAGACCCGAAGAAGGACGCCATCAAGCATTTCAACCAAAGCCTCGGCCTGCCCGTCATCACCTCGCAGGAGCGCGCCATGACGCTCTCGTTTGTCAGCGCCATCCGCCGCAGCGAAGCAGCAGATTTGCTGTTTGAGGCACAGTATCTCCCTGCCGGCATCGCAGACTTCAGCGAAGACAACGCGGTCACAGGTTCTCAGAAGAAAAAGAGCAACAGGCAGGCGGCTATAGATTCAGAAGCACCTCAGAGTTAA
- a CDS encoding MjaI family restriction endonuclease, with the protein METEFVLALDAAKFRSTNSAWNSLMLNDPWSVGYVTTLIELKPFTEKEEWEAFYYRSGEEREVIISRWDEATQAILHDTQLIRKDAVYVRGLSWNLKNLNTQFGRTRERLREKGEILYNHVKDNGHGLTVEDCVECVRYRVICETWNGVIIRERNTVKTLQALYPQVDFRKVEGVIDHSYAVDYEAYVGGQLRYALQVKPKSYTGNATYLLNARQANSRKNQLYKARFGAPVYDIIADHKGNILNSEVLLNL; encoded by the coding sequence ATGGAAACAGAATTTGTTTTGGCGCTCGATGCGGCAAAATTCAGGTCGACGAACAGCGCCTGGAACAGCCTGATGCTGAACGACCCCTGGTCGGTGGGCTACGTTACGACGCTCATCGAACTCAAGCCTTTCACCGAAAAGGAGGAGTGGGAGGCTTTTTATTACCGCAGCGGCGAGGAGAGGGAAGTGATCATATCAAGATGGGATGAGGCCACACAGGCCATCCTGCACGACACTCAGTTGATCAGAAAGGACGCGGTTTATGTTCGCGGCCTGAGTTGGAACCTGAAGAACCTGAACACCCAGTTCGGCAGAACGCGTGAACGGCTCCGCGAAAAAGGGGAGATACTCTACAACCACGTTAAAGACAACGGGCACGGGCTGACGGTGGAAGACTGTGTGGAGTGCGTACGCTACCGCGTGATATGCGAGACCTGGAACGGCGTGATCATCCGGGAGCGGAACACGGTCAAGACGCTGCAGGCGCTCTACCCGCAGGTGGATTTCCGGAAGGTGGAAGGTGTGATCGACCATAGCTACGCTGTGGATTACGAGGCCTATGTGGGCGGGCAGTTGCGCTACGCGCTGCAGGTGAAACCGAAGTCTTACACGGGCAACGCTACTTACCTCCTGAACGCCCGGCAGGCCAACAGCCGGAAAAACCAGCTGTACAAAGCACGCTTCGGCGCACCCGTATACGACATCATTGCAGACCATAAGGGCAACATCCTTAACTCTGAGGTGCTTCTGAATCTATAG
- a CDS encoding SixA phosphatase family protein, translating to MKTLYILRHAKSSWEFNELSDHDRPLNKRGRSDAPLMGQELAARGVQPNLIISSPAVRALTTATLAGKELGYDPDDIAVDERIYGAGKEDLLEVVRGVSDDVDYLMLVGHNEAITEFANLLAPERISSLPTAGVVALEFKCGSWHDISKENASMLFYDFPKNYK from the coding sequence ATGAAGACGCTATATATTCTGAGGCACGCCAAATCGAGCTGGGAGTTTAACGAGCTCAGCGACCACGACCGGCCGCTGAACAAGCGGGGGCGCAGCGACGCGCCGCTTATGGGCCAGGAACTGGCAGCCCGCGGTGTGCAGCCAAACCTGATTATATCCAGCCCCGCCGTCCGGGCCCTCACCACCGCCACGCTCGCTGGCAAGGAATTGGGCTACGACCCCGATGACATTGCGGTGGACGAGCGTATATACGGCGCCGGCAAAGAAGACCTGCTGGAGGTGGTGCGGGGCGTGTCTGACGACGTGGACTACCTGATGCTGGTGGGCCACAACGAGGCCATCACCGAGTTTGCCAACCTGCTGGCGCCGGAGCGCATCAGCAGCCTGCCCACGGCGGGCGTGGTGGCGCTGGAGTTTAAATGCGGCAGCTGGCACGATATCAGCAAAGAAAACGCATCTATGCTGTTCTACGACTTCCCGAAAAACTATAAATAA
- the ppk1 gene encoding polyphosphate kinase 1, which produces MEEEKVQTATSHYPLMDRELSWLAFNYRVLQEAKDPRVPLLERVKFMAIFSSNLDEYFKVRVATLKRLIKLNEKTRRKLQEDPSDTFGQVMQEVRRQQEEFGEVFREGILKDLREHGIHLLTEHDLNPEQQEWVRAYYEKTLEPLLLPIILDETETQLFLKDQTVYLGIKMWEPQAGEEGKPERFAMLEIPTKKHGSRFVKLPTVGDKRYVMFIDDVIRLCLPLMFGAYRQFDAHAVKVSRDAELDIEEEVSGNLMAKIRKSLKKRETGYPARLLYDPETPQDLLDMMMAHTGITQDELVDGSKYHNFRDFFQFPDFNLPGLKYEPQPTLVHPLLEQEPSLLAAMQRQDYLVHYPYQSFDYVLRLFNEAAEDPKVTAMSATLYRVADDSAIAKALARAAKNGKLVTVVVELKARFDEEANIFWAGKLQKAGANVIYGVPDLKVHSKLGLITRNEGGKLKSYAYLSTGNYNEDTSTIYADHALFTSDRRITRDVEQVFNFFIDGQPDKEFRHLLVAPLNMREQFVRLVDREIRHAKKGLPARMVLKMNALQDERMIKKLYAASQAGVQIDLLVRGICCLVPGVEGVSENIRVRSIVDRYLEHARVYIFHNNGEEQYYVASADWMTRNLNRRVEVAFPLLQPDLVEQVRTIIGLQLSDDNKARDVANTYIPASPPTDVRSQYATYNYLRSLVPEGVHPYREKKK; this is translated from the coding sequence ATGGAAGAAGAAAAAGTACAGACAGCCACCTCGCATTACCCCCTCATGGACAGGGAACTGAGCTGGCTGGCTTTTAACTACAGAGTGCTGCAGGAGGCGAAAGACCCGCGCGTGCCCCTGCTGGAGCGCGTCAAGTTTATGGCCATCTTCTCGTCTAACCTCGACGAGTACTTTAAGGTGCGCGTGGCTACCCTCAAACGCCTCATCAAACTGAATGAAAAAACGCGCCGGAAGCTGCAGGAAGACCCCTCCGACACGTTCGGCCAGGTGATGCAGGAGGTGAGGCGCCAGCAGGAGGAGTTCGGGGAGGTGTTCCGGGAGGGCATCCTGAAGGACCTGCGGGAGCACGGCATCCACCTGCTGACAGAGCATGACCTGAACCCCGAACAGCAGGAGTGGGTGCGCGCCTACTATGAGAAAACGCTGGAGCCGCTGCTGCTGCCCATCATCCTCGACGAAACGGAGACGCAACTTTTCCTGAAAGACCAGACCGTGTACCTCGGCATCAAGATGTGGGAGCCGCAGGCGGGGGAGGAGGGCAAGCCAGAGCGTTTCGCCATGCTCGAAATCCCGACCAAGAAACACGGCAGCCGCTTCGTAAAACTGCCGACGGTGGGCGACAAGCGCTATGTGATGTTCATCGACGATGTCATCCGCCTCTGCCTGCCCCTGATGTTCGGCGCGTACAGGCAGTTCGACGCCCACGCCGTGAAAGTGTCGCGCGACGCGGAACTGGACATTGAGGAGGAGGTGTCGGGCAACCTGATGGCCAAAATACGCAAGAGCCTGAAAAAGCGCGAAACCGGCTACCCGGCCCGCCTGCTCTACGACCCCGAAACGCCGCAGGACCTGCTGGACATGATGATGGCCCACACTGGCATCACCCAGGACGAACTGGTGGACGGCAGCAAATACCACAACTTCCGCGATTTCTTCCAGTTCCCTGATTTCAACCTGCCCGGGCTAAAGTACGAGCCGCAGCCCACGCTGGTGCATCCGCTGCTGGAGCAGGAGCCAAGCCTGCTGGCCGCTATGCAGCGCCAGGATTACCTCGTGCATTACCCCTACCAGTCGTTCGATTACGTGCTGCGCCTGTTCAACGAGGCCGCCGAGGACCCCAAGGTAACGGCCATGAGCGCCACGCTGTACCGGGTGGCCGACGACTCGGCCATCGCCAAAGCCCTGGCCAGGGCCGCTAAAAACGGAAAGCTGGTAACGGTGGTGGTGGAGCTGAAGGCGCGCTTCGACGAGGAGGCGAACATTTTCTGGGCCGGGAAGCTGCAGAAGGCGGGCGCCAACGTCATATATGGCGTGCCAGACCTGAAAGTACACTCCAAGCTGGGGCTGATTACCCGGAACGAGGGGGGCAAACTGAAGAGCTACGCCTACCTGAGCACCGGAAACTACAACGAGGACACCTCCACCATCTATGCCGACCACGCCCTGTTCACCTCCGACAGGCGCATCACGCGGGATGTGGAGCAGGTGTTCAACTTTTTCATAGACGGGCAGCCCGACAAGGAGTTCAGGCACCTGCTGGTCGCCCCCCTGAACATGCGGGAACAGTTTGTGCGGCTGGTTGACAGGGAAATAAGGCATGCGAAGAAAGGGCTCCCTGCCCGCATGGTTCTGAAGATGAACGCGCTGCAGGACGAGCGCATGATCAAGAAGCTATATGCCGCCAGCCAGGCCGGGGTGCAGATTGATTTGCTGGTGCGCGGCATCTGCTGCCTGGTGCCGGGTGTGGAGGGCGTGAGTGAGAACATCCGGGTGCGCAGCATCGTGGACCGTTACCTGGAGCACGCGCGCGTCTATATCTTCCACAACAACGGTGAGGAGCAGTATTACGTGGCCTCGGCCGACTGGATGACGCGCAACCTGAACCGGCGCGTGGAAGTGGCTTTCCCGCTGCTGCAGCCCGACCTGGTAGAGCAGGTGCGCACCATCATCGGCCTGCAACTGTCTGACGACAACAAAGCCCGGGACGTGGCTAACACCTATATACCCGCCTCGCCGCCCACCGACGTGCGCTCGCAGTACGCCACCTACAACTACCTGCGCAGCCTTGTGCCGGAGGGCGTGCATCCCTACCGGGAGAAGAAAAAGTAA
- a CDS encoding DUF6268 family outer membrane beta-barrel protein has translation MKKIKLLLYALPLLCFEQQAQAQDTDSEAEAISDIIDYASPSVTGMGRSRGVVVGYERLPQFDVDSESDDPRVGNGSAHVRRNNQFFMRSLAPLMNRPQTKLILGIGYSIEEFNFDELTNGSYPLYSYLEDRDLKSLGLQLAYLHSIDERRFYLIRIKGDLNGDYTRDDINIADYLKTTIDLAYGWKKSPDYVIGVGAQLGYTFGRKSIYPGILYNRTFNPKWGVESIFPANARLRYNANEKTLFYAGYRLEGASYNLYASEPPLSEFGDLELRRTDIKGLVRMEREIYDFLWFAVEGGFRQYYRNRVYDKVGSRDELIHNDLAGAGYIGVELYLVPPRSWVDEN, from the coding sequence ATGAAAAAAATCAAACTACTCCTATATGCCCTGCCCTTGCTGTGCTTTGAGCAGCAGGCGCAGGCCCAGGACACCGACAGCGAGGCCGAGGCCATCAGCGACATCATTGATTATGCCTCGCCCTCCGTTACGGGGATGGGCCGGTCGCGCGGCGTGGTGGTCGGTTACGAGCGCCTGCCGCAGTTCGACGTCGACTCCGAGTCCGATGACCCGCGCGTGGGGAATGGCAGCGCCCATGTGCGGCGCAACAACCAGTTTTTCATGCGCTCGCTCGCTCCCTTGATGAACAGGCCGCAAACCAAGCTGATACTGGGCATTGGCTACAGCATAGAGGAATTCAACTTCGACGAACTGACCAACGGCAGCTACCCGCTCTACAGCTATCTGGAGGACCGGGACCTCAAAAGCCTCGGGCTGCAACTGGCTTACCTGCACTCCATCGATGAGCGCCGCTTTTACCTCATCCGCATCAAAGGCGACCTGAACGGCGATTATACGCGCGACGACATCAACATTGCGGATTACCTGAAAACGACCATTGACCTGGCCTACGGCTGGAAAAAAAGCCCGGACTATGTGATTGGCGTCGGGGCGCAGCTGGGGTACACTTTCGGGCGGAAGAGCATATATCCCGGTATTTTATACAACCGCACCTTCAACCCAAAATGGGGGGTGGAGTCCATTTTTCCGGCCAATGCCCGCCTGCGCTACAACGCAAACGAGAAAACCCTGTTTTATGCCGGCTACAGGCTGGAGGGCGCCAGCTACAACCTGTACGCAAGCGAGCCGCCGCTGTCGGAGTTCGGGGACCTGGAACTGCGCCGCACGGATATAAAAGGGCTGGTGCGCATGGAGCGGGAGATATACGATTTTCTGTGGTTTGCCGTGGAGGGCGGTTTCCGGCAGTACTACCGCAACCGGGTATATGATAAGGTTGGCTCCAGGGACGAGCTTATCCACAACGACCTGGCGGGCGCAGGGTATATAGGCGTGGAGCTGTACCTGGTGCCGCCGCGCAGTTGGGTGGATGAGAACTAG